A stretch of Pirellulales bacterium DNA encodes these proteins:
- a CDS encoding Uma2 family endonuclease, whose product MSMPYLGDPSLVWTADQLVAALGPMPLSRIVFDPPPGTATVEDALQLNERHDSLCELIDGTLVRKAMGAYESFLAVELIALLSTFVRENKLGIVLAPDGMLRLQPDQVRLPDVSFLSNLRLKSSGFPQAAVLRAAPDLAVEIISPGNTREEMDRKLRDYFTAGTRLVWYVYPETKNVHVFTAVDNQTVLGEQDQLTGGEVLPGLVIDLAKYFETPEIPQ is encoded by the coding sequence ATGTCCATGCCTTATCTGGGCGATCCCTCGCTTGTCTGGACGGCCGATCAACTGGTCGCTGCATTGGGACCGATGCCGTTGTCGCGCATCGTGTTCGACCCGCCGCCGGGAACGGCGACCGTGGAAGACGCGTTGCAGCTTAACGAGCGCCACGACTCGCTATGCGAATTGATTGACGGAACGTTGGTGAGGAAAGCGATGGGAGCCTATGAATCCTTTCTTGCCGTCGAACTGATCGCGTTGCTCTCCACGTTCGTGAGAGAGAACAAATTGGGAATCGTGCTTGCACCCGACGGAATGCTCCGCCTGCAACCCGATCAGGTTCGCCTCCCCGATGTTTCGTTTCTGTCAAACCTGCGCTTGAAATCGTCGGGCTTTCCGCAAGCTGCCGTGCTTCGGGCCGCTCCCGATTTGGCGGTCGAAATCATCAGCCCGGGCAACACCCGCGAGGAAATGGATCGCAAGCTTCGCGATTACTTCACGGCGGGAACGCGGCTCGTGTGGTACGTGTACCCCGAGACAAAAAACGTTCACGTCTTCACTGCCGTAGACAATCAAACGGTGCTCGGAGAGCAAGATCAACTGACCGGCGGCGAGGTTCTGCCGGGGCTCGTGATCGACTTGGCGAAATACTTCGAAACGCCGGAGATCCCGCAGTAG
- the galE gene encoding UDP-glucose 4-epimerase GalE — MNILLTGGAGYVGSHAAWVLARGGHDVWAYDNLSYGHRAAAPAGKLVEGDLMDGPKLVEAMKSRGIEAVMHFAAFAYVGESVTDPAKYYQNNVVGTLSLLDAMRTAGVRKLVFSSTCATYGVPDVVPITETEKQSPINPYGYTKLVMERAMADYAQAYGLGYAALRYFNASGAASDGSIGEDHDPETHLIPLVLDVALGKRPEALVFGDDYPTPDGTCIRDYIHVEDLAEAHILALEKIVPGEGLKLNLGTGHGASVQEVIDACREVTGHPIPARIVERRAGDPPMLVADASLAQKTLGWKPKFVGIKPIVESAWAWHKAHPNGYGE; from the coding sequence ATGAACATCCTCCTCACCGGCGGCGCCGGGTACGTCGGCTCGCACGCGGCTTGGGTCCTCGCTCGCGGGGGGCACGACGTCTGGGCGTACGACAACCTCTCCTACGGCCACCGCGCCGCGGCCCCGGCGGGGAAACTCGTCGAGGGGGATCTCATGGACGGCCCCAAGCTGGTCGAGGCGATGAAGTCCCGCGGGATCGAGGCGGTCATGCACTTCGCCGCCTTCGCCTATGTCGGCGAGAGCGTCACCGACCCCGCAAAGTACTACCAGAACAACGTCGTGGGGACGCTTTCGCTGTTGGACGCCATGCGCACCGCCGGGGTCCGCAAGCTCGTCTTTTCAAGCACCTGTGCGACCTACGGCGTCCCCGACGTCGTGCCGATCACCGAGACCGAGAAGCAATCGCCGATCAATCCCTACGGCTACACGAAGCTGGTCATGGAACGGGCGATGGCCGACTATGCCCAAGCGTACGGCTTGGGGTACGCGGCCTTGCGGTACTTCAACGCCTCTGGCGCGGCGAGCGACGGTTCGATCGGCGAGGACCACGACCCCGAGACCCACCTCATCCCGCTGGTGCTCGACGTTGCGCTGGGGAAACGCCCGGAGGCGCTTGTCTTCGGCGACGATTACCCCACCCCCGACGGCACCTGCATCCGCGACTACATCCACGTCGAGGATCTGGCCGAGGCCCACATTCTGGCGCTCGAGAAGATCGTCCCGGGCGAGGGGCTCAAGCTGAACCTCGGCACAGGGCACGGTGCGAGCGTGCAGGAGGTGATCGACGCCTGCCGCGAAGTCACCGGCCATCCGATCCCGGCCCGCATCGTCGAACGCCGCGCCGGCGACCCGCCGATGCTGGTGGCCGACGCCAGCCTCGCTCAAAAGACGCTCGGCTGGAAACCAAAATTCGTCGGCATCAAACCGATCGTCGAAAGCGCCTGGGCGTGGCACAAGGCGCACCCGAACGGGTATGGGGAGTGA
- a CDS encoding SDR family oxidoreductase yields MSPRVALVTGSTRGLGKAIALELGRRGKRVAMNYVHDRETAERAFVELQGACRESWLVAGDVTSESEAPDVCRHVADSLGPIDVLVINATCDQPQLPIEESDWAYYQRMLDYFVKSPVLLAKACLPHMKRQRWGRIIQITSEVFSQGTAPFSAYVAAKGGQTGLSRSLARELAPYGITVNMVAPGWIPVERHAGESQATRDAYAAQVPARRFGTPEEVAAAVAFLASEEASYVTGQTIAVNGGNTVS; encoded by the coding sequence ATGTCCCCACGCGTCGCCCTGGTGACCGGCAGTACGCGCGGACTGGGCAAGGCGATCGCCCTGGAATTGGGGCGCCGCGGCAAACGAGTGGCGATGAACTACGTCCACGATCGCGAGACCGCCGAGCGGGCGTTCGTCGAACTGCAAGGGGCGTGCCGCGAGTCGTGGCTCGTGGCCGGCGACGTCACCAGCGAGTCCGAGGCCCCCGACGTCTGCCGACACGTCGCCGATTCGCTGGGGCCGATCGACGTGCTGGTTATCAACGCGACCTGCGACCAGCCGCAACTGCCGATCGAAGAGTCCGACTGGGCATACTATCAGCGGATGCTCGATTATTTCGTGAAGAGTCCCGTCCTGTTGGCCAAGGCGTGCCTGCCCCATATGAAGCGGCAGCGGTGGGGGCGGATCATCCAAATCACCAGCGAGGTGTTCTCCCAAGGGACGGCCCCGTTCAGCGCCTACGTCGCTGCCAAGGGAGGCCAAACGGGACTGTCGCGCAGCTTGGCGCGGGAACTGGCTCCCTACGGGATTACCGTGAACATGGTCGCCCCGGGGTGGATTCCCGTCGAGCGCCACGCGGGCGAGTCGCAAGCGACCCGCGACGCCTACGCCGCGCAAGTCCCTGCGCGACGGTTCGGCACGCCGGAGGAAGTCGCCGCCGCGGTTGCGTTTCTGGCGAGCGAGGAGGCGAGCTACGTCACCGGCCAAACGATCGCCGTCAACGGCGGCAACACGGTGTCGTAA
- a CDS encoding TIGR03032 family protein, protein MSSPALPRRDDEDQRSSADAQRPAAGPVRVRVHGDFVEWLAATGGSLAVTTYTSGKLLLASAPRGELTIRETKFARPMGMAVDGAQLALAIRERLLVFRREANHADSAPAIYALVESRATGKLNVHDVAFGRRGIHFANTRYNCVARPSERVSFRRVWTPPFIAETVPQDRCHLNGLGMRDGEPAMITAFCATGRKGGWREADRFTSGVMVAVPGGETVARGLCMPHSPRRHEGAWWVCNSGEGTLCRLAEPGVCDPVASLPGFTRGLCFAAGRAIVGLSKIRPEHILDAPPVRDRHGELRAGVTLVDLATGRETGSLEFVRGGNEVFETAFLPGIEHATIVAPTDPPPAE, encoded by the coding sequence ATGTCCTCCCCTGCCCTGCCCCGCCGCGATGACGAGGACCAGCGGAGCTCGGCCGACGCTCAACGCCCCGCGGCCGGACCGGTGCGCGTTCGCGTGCACGGCGACTTCGTCGAGTGGCTTGCTGCGACGGGCGGTTCGCTGGCGGTCACGACCTACACCTCGGGCAAACTCCTGCTGGCCAGCGCACCGCGGGGCGAGTTGACGATCCGCGAGACGAAGTTTGCCCGGCCGATGGGGATGGCGGTCGACGGCGCTCAATTGGCGCTCGCGATCCGCGAGCGGCTCCTCGTGTTTCGACGCGAAGCGAATCACGCCGATTCCGCGCCGGCGATCTACGCGCTGGTTGAGAGTCGCGCAACAGGCAAGCTCAACGTACATGACGTCGCGTTCGGACGGCGCGGGATCCACTTCGCCAACACGCGCTACAACTGCGTGGCTCGACCGAGCGAGCGGGTCAGCTTTCGCCGCGTCTGGACGCCGCCGTTTATCGCCGAGACGGTCCCCCAGGATCGCTGCCACCTGAACGGGCTGGGGATGCGCGACGGCGAGCCGGCGATGATCACCGCGTTTTGCGCCACGGGCCGCAAAGGAGGGTGGCGCGAGGCGGATCGCTTCACCAGCGGCGTCATGGTCGCGGTTCCCGGGGGCGAGACGGTGGCGCGCGGACTTTGCATGCCCCACTCCCCGCGGCGGCACGAGGGGGCGTGGTGGGTCTGCAATTCGGGCGAAGGGACCCTCTGCCGGCTCGCCGAGCCCGGCGTGTGCGATCCCGTCGCCTCGTTGCCAGGGTTCACGCGCGGCTTGTGCTTTGCTGCGGGGCGAGCGATCGTCGGGCTTTCGAAGATTCGCCCCGAGCACATCCTCGACGCCCCCCCCGTGCGCGATCGGCATGGGGAGCTGCGCGCCGGGGTAACGCTGGTCGACCTCGCCACGGGGCGCGAGACCGGTTCGCTGGAGTTCGTCCGCGGCGGAAACGAGGTGTTCGAAACCGCGTTCCTGCCGGGGATTGAACACGCGACGATCGTAGCGCCGACCGACCCGCCGCCGGCCGAATAG
- a CDS encoding SDR family oxidoreductase — MEANSSAPGGVVVLGATGSVGSELARWLRAEGRPVLLAGRDAERLAALAHELDAPAVPLAATDSASVDGAIAAAVEAFGSVSGVAHCVGSLLLRPAHATSDDQWRETIEINLFSAFAAVRAAVQAMRSGGGSIALVSSAAASIGLANHEAIAAAKAGVEGLVRAAAASYASRGVRVNAVAPGLVKSHLSASLWQNEAAAAGSRQMHALARLGEPADVAAALAWLLSSESSWVTGQVLGVDGGLATVLPRPTTRPA, encoded by the coding sequence ATGGAGGCAAATTCTTCGGCCCCCGGCGGGGTCGTCGTCCTTGGCGCCACCGGGAGCGTCGGAAGCGAACTGGCCCGCTGGTTGCGTGCCGAGGGACGCCCCGTGCTGCTGGCCGGCCGCGACGCCGAGCGGCTGGCCGCACTGGCCCACGAATTGGACGCGCCCGCGGTCCCGCTCGCGGCGACGGATTCGGCCTCGGTCGACGGGGCGATCGCCGCGGCCGTTGAGGCATTTGGCTCCGTGAGCGGCGTGGCCCATTGCGTCGGCTCGCTCCTGCTGCGCCCCGCCCATGCGACCTCCGACGATCAATGGCGCGAGACGATCGAGATTAACCTATTCTCTGCATTCGCCGCCGTTCGGGCCGCCGTACAAGCCATGCGAAGCGGGGGAGGATCGATCGCGCTGGTCTCTTCGGCCGCCGCCTCGATCGGTCTGGCGAATCACGAGGCGATCGCCGCGGCCAAGGCGGGCGTCGAGGGTCTGGTTCGCGCCGCCGCGGCGAGCTATGCTTCGCGCGGCGTCCGCGTGAACGCCGTCGCTCCAGGACTGGTGAAGTCGCACCTGAGCGCATCCTTGTGGCAAAATGAAGCGGCCGCCGCCGGATCGCGACAGATGCACGCGCTTGCGCGACTGGGCGAGCCGGCCGACGTCGCCGCCGCTCTTGCTTGGCTGCTGTCGTCAGAAAGCTCCTGGGTCACCGGGCAGGTGCTGGGAGTCGACGGCGGCTTGGCCACCGTCCTGCCGCGTCCCACGACTCGGCCCGCGTGA
- a CDS encoding deoxyribodipyrimidine photo-lyase translates to MSARPTIVWFRLDLRLADQPALAAAVERGPVIPVFIWAPDEEAPWAPGGASRWWLHHSLASLDRQLRELGSRLVLRAGDSLAELERLVEETSAERVVWCRRYEPAVIQRDKRIKAALAERGIDVGSDNGSLLHEPWTISTQKEEPYTVFTPFWKRCLASGADLTPAPAPREIPAPARWPASLELDELELLPRIPWDRQFYETWEIGAPAAERRLDIFLRNRLAEYKDDRNRIDVEGYSKLSPHIHFGEISPRQIAAATRAAMDGDKSLERGGSHFLSELGWREFAYHLLYHFPHTTERPLRERFQEFPWEASREKLQRWQRGRTGYPIVDAAMRDLWATGFMPNRARMLVASFLAKDLLVPWQDGARWFWDTLVDADLASNSLGWQWTAGCGADAAPYFRIFNPTSQAEKFDPQGDYIRRWVPELARLETPAIFEPWNADEADLATAGVRLGDDYPEPIVDHGEARDAALAAYEEIKG, encoded by the coding sequence ATGTCTGCTCGTCCGACGATCGTTTGGTTCCGACTCGACTTGCGGCTTGCCGATCAGCCGGCCCTCGCGGCGGCGGTCGAACGCGGGCCGGTGATCCCCGTTTTCATCTGGGCTCCCGACGAGGAAGCCCCCTGGGCCCCCGGGGGCGCGAGCCGCTGGTGGCTGCACCACTCGCTGGCCAGTCTTGATCGGCAGCTCCGTGAACTTGGCTCGCGGCTGGTGCTCCGAGCCGGCGACTCGCTCGCCGAACTCGAACGGCTCGTCGAGGAAACGTCCGCCGAGCGCGTCGTTTGGTGCCGGCGCTACGAGCCGGCAGTCATACAACGCGACAAGCGGATCAAAGCCGCGCTCGCGGAACGCGGCATCGACGTCGGCAGTGACAACGGCAGTCTGCTCCACGAGCCGTGGACGATCAGCACGCAGAAGGAAGAGCCGTACACGGTCTTCACGCCGTTCTGGAAACGATGTTTGGCGAGCGGGGCCGACCTGACCCCCGCCCCGGCGCCCCGCGAGATCCCGGCGCCGGCGAGATGGCCGGCGAGCTTGGAACTCGACGAGCTGGAACTTCTGCCGCGGATTCCCTGGGATCGGCAGTTCTATGAGACTTGGGAGATCGGAGCCCCTGCTGCCGAGCGGCGGCTCGATATTTTTCTCCGCAACCGACTCGCCGAATACAAAGACGACCGCAATCGTATCGACGTCGAGGGCTACTCGAAGCTCTCTCCCCACATCCACTTCGGCGAAATCAGCCCCCGGCAGATCGCCGCCGCAACGCGAGCCGCGATGGACGGCGACAAGTCGCTTGAACGGGGGGGATCGCATTTCCTCAGCGAACTCGGTTGGCGCGAATTCGCCTACCACCTTCTCTATCACTTTCCGCACACGACCGAGCGCCCGCTGCGCGAGCGGTTCCAGGAGTTCCCCTGGGAAGCAAGTCGAGAGAAGCTGCAGCGGTGGCAGCGCGGGCGGACCGGGTACCCGATCGTCGACGCGGCGATGCGTGATCTGTGGGCGACCGGGTTCATGCCAAACCGGGCGCGGATGCTCGTCGCGTCGTTCCTTGCCAAGGACCTGCTTGTGCCGTGGCAGGACGGCGCCCGCTGGTTCTGGGACACGCTGGTCGACGCCGATCTGGCGAGCAACAGCCTGGGTTGGCAATGGACCGCGGGATGCGGGGCTGACGCGGCGCCCTACTTCCGGATCTTCAACCCCACCAGCCAAGCCGAGAAGTTCGACCCGCAAGGGGACTACATCCGCCGCTGGGTTCCGGAGCTTGCCCGGCTTGAGACTCCGGCGATTTTCGAACCCTGGAACGCCGACGAGGCGGACCTTGCAACCGCCGGCGTGAGGCTGGGCGACGACTACCCGGAGCCGATCGTCGACCACGGCGAAGCCCGCGACGCAGCCCTCGCGGCGTACGAAGAGATCAAGGGATAG